In a single window of the Callithrix jacchus isolate 240 chromosome 1, calJac240_pri, whole genome shotgun sequence genome:
- the LOC103791332 gene encoding LOW QUALITY PROTEIN: cadherin EGF LAG seven-pass G-type receptor 1-like (The sequence of the model RefSeq protein was modified relative to this genomic sequence to represent the inferred CDS: inserted 3 bases in 3 codons), translating into MAPLPPPPPPVLPVLLRLAAAAAARDASPPCRRWGCEPPPGSCESLAGPAPSPSGPVVPTRWAPRKCPGSCWTEAARDGWQDAARLGRRPRSCMHLAGRPLLLQVRLEARGAPTALSLRLRVRAHHPGCRARVRRARAVLPGPGLYPALCFRVPGGGAAAHRSVLAAPTTVPACSCPPRPGPCCPGRPICLRLLCALRCAAGAFRVGLALEAAVSGTPFVSPSPSPQPNLPQTRAGPVRRSRRGTSDRGRLKFPMPNYQVPLFENELAGTPLLQLHAHYTIEGEEEHVSYYMEGLFDERFRGYFRIGSAMGAVSTAGELDRETKETHLLRATTCITVLVKDTNHRSPVLGQSEYHERVRENLEVGYKVLTIRASDDDSPVNANMRYRMLGGACDVFQLNASSCVVSMRAVLGREEAAEYQLLVEASDQGRNPGPLSATATVAEVEDENDNYPQFSEQNYVVQVPEDVVLNTAVLRVQASYRDQGQNAAIHYSLLSGHMAWQFYLHSLSGILDDINPLDFEDVQKYSLSIKAQDGGRPPLINSSGVVSVQVLDVSDNEPIFVNSPFQAMVLENVPLGYSVVHIQTVDADSEENARLHYRLVDVASAFLGGGSAGPKNPVPAPDFPFEIHNSSGWITLCAELDREEVEHYSFGVEAVDHGXAPMSSSTSVSITVLDVNDNDPVFTQPTYQLRLKEDAPVGSSVLTLQACDRNANGVITYQLTDGNTRNRFALSSQKGGSLITLALSLDYRQEQQYLLAVTASDGTRXHTAPVLINVTDVNTHRPVFQSSHYTVSVSDDRPVGTFIATHSANDEDTGENARITYVIQDPVPQFRIDPDSDTMYPMMELDCEHQVAYTLTIMALDKGISQKSDTTTLEILILDANDNAPQFLWDFYQGSIFEDAPPSASILQVSATDRDSGPNGRLLYTFQGGDDGDRDFFIEPTSGVIDTQRRLDRENVAVYNLWAVAVDHGSPTALSASVEIQVTILDINGNAPMFEKDELELFVKENNPGGSVVAKIRAQDPDEGPNAQIMYQIMEGDMRHFFQLDLLNGDLRALVELDFEVRREYVLVVQATSAPLVSQAKVCILLVDQNDNPPVLPNFQILFNNSVTNKSNSFPTGVIGCIPAHDPDLSDSLNYTFLPGNELHLLLLDPTVGELQLSQDLDNKRPLEALIPEVSVSDGIHSITALCTLRVTIIMDNMLTNSITIRLENMSQEKFLSPLLALFVEEVAAVLSTSKEDIFIFNVQNDTDVSANILNVAFSALLPGGVHSQFFPSEDLQEQIYLXTLLTTISTQCVLPFDDNICLREPCENYMKCISVLRFDSSAPFLSSTTVLFRPIHPINGLRCRCPPGFTGDYCETEVDLCYSNPCGTHGHCCSREGGYTCECFEDFTGEHCEVDARSGRCANRVCKNRGTCVNLLIRLPLRVPPPASTRGPTARSPPGASHPGPLSPSGA; encoded by the exons AtggcgccgctgccgccgccgccgccccccgtGCTGCCCGTGCTGCTGCGcctggccgccgccgccgccgcccgagACGCGTCGCCGCCCTGCCGGCGCTGGGGCTGCGAGCCGCCGCCTGGGAGCTGCGAGTCCCTGGCGGGGCCCGCGCCTTCACCCTCGGGTCCGGTCGTACCTACGCGGTGGGCGCCACGCAAATGCCCCGGGAGCTGTTGGACGGAGGCCGCGAGGGACGGCTGGCAGGACGCGGCGCGTCTCGGGCGCCGGCCCCGGAGCTGCATGCACCTGGCCGGGCGCCCGCTGCTGCTGCAAGTCCGTTTGGAGGCCCGCGGTGCCCCGACGGCGCTGAGCCTCCGCCTGCGGGTGCGCGCGCACCATCCCGGCTGCCGAGCCCGTGTCCGGCGCGCGCGGGCTGTGCTCCCAGGGCCTGGGCTCTACCCGGCGCTCTGCTTCCGGGTGCCCGGTGGCGGCGCGGCCGCGCACCGTTCAGTGCTCGCAGCTCCGACCACCGTCCCCGCCTGCAGCTGCCCACCGCGTCCCGGGCCCTGCTGTCCCGGCCGCCCCATCTGTCTGCGTCTGCTGTGCGCCCTGCGATGCGCGGCTGGCGCCTTCCGGGTGGGGCTGGCACTGGAGGCCGCCGTCTCGGGGACACCCTTCGTGTCGCCATCGCCATCGCCGCAGCCGAACTTGCCCCAAACCCGGGCGGGGCCGGTGCGACGGTCCCGGCGGGGCACGAGCGACAGAGGGAGGCTGAAGTTCCCGATGCCCAACTACCAGGTGCCGTTGTTTGAGAACGAGCTGGCGGGCACCCCCCTCCTCCAGCTTCACGCGCACTACACCATCGAGGGCGAGGAGGAGCACGTGAGCTATTACATGGAGGGGCTGTTCGACGAGCGCTTCCGCGGCTACTTCCGCATCGGCTCCGCCATGGGCGCGGTGAGCACTGCCGGCGAGCTGGACCGCGAGACCAAGGAGACGCACCTGCTCAGG GCCACCACCTGCATCACCGTATTGGTCAAAGACACCAACCACCGCAGCCCGGTCTTGGGGCAGTCGGAGTACCACGAGCGCGTGCGGGAGAATCTCGAGGTGGGCTACAAGGTGCTGACCATCCGCGCCAGCGACGATGACTCGCCCGTCAACGCCAACATGCGCTACCGCATGCTGGGGGGCGCGTGCGACGTCTTCCAGCTGAACGCGAGCTCCTGCGTGGTGAGCATGCGCGCGGTGCTGGGCCGGGAGGAGGCAGCCGAGTACCAGCTGCTGGTGGAGGCCAGCGACCAGGGCCGCAACCCAGGCCCGCTCAGCGCCACGGCCACCGTGGCTGAGGTGGAGGACGAGAATGACAACTACCCCCAGTTCAGCGAGCAGAACTACGTGGTCCAGGTGCCTGAGGACGTGGTTCTCAACACGGCTGTGCTTCGCGTGCAGGCCTCGTACCGGGACCAGGGCCAGAACGCGGCCATTCACTACAGCCTCCTCAGCGGGCACATGGCCTGGCAGTTCTACCTGCACTCACTGAGCGGGATCCTGGATGACATCAACCCCCTGGATTTCGAGGATGTCCAGAAGTACTCGCTGAGCATTAAAGCCCAGGATGGGGGCCGGCCGCCGCTCATCAATTCCTCCGGGGTGGTGTCTGTGCAGGTGCTGGATGTCAGTGACAACGAGCCCATCTTTGTGAACAGCCCCTTCCAGGCCATGGTGCTGGAGAACGTGCCCCTGGGCTACTCCGTGGTGCACATTCAGACGGTGGACGCGGACTCTGAGGAGAACGCCCGGCTGCACTATCGCCTGGTGGACGTGGCCTCTGCCTTTCTGGGGGGCGGCAGCGCTGGGCCTAAGAACCCTGTCCCGGCCCCGGACTTCCCCTTCGAAATCCACAACAGCTCCGGTTGGATCACTTTGTGTGCCGAGCTGGACCGTGAGGAGGTGGAGCATTACAGCTTTGGGGTGGAGGCGGTGGACCACG TCGCCCCGATGAGCTCCTCCACCAGCGTCTCCATCACAGTGCTGGACGTGAACGACAATGACCCGGTGTTCACTCAGCCTACCTACCAGCTGCGTCTGAAGGAGGATGCACCCGTGGGGAGCAGCGTGCTGACCCTGCAGGCCTGCGACCGCAACGCCAACGGTGTGATCACCTATCAGCTCACGGACGGCAACACCCGGAACCGGTTTGCGCTCAGCAGCCAGAAGGGAGGCAGCCTCATCACCCTGGCGCTATCTCTGGACTACAGGCAGGAGCAGCAGTACCTGCTGGCGGTGACAGCGTCGGACGGCACAC CGCACACCGCGCCTGTCCTCATCAATGTCACCGACGTCAACACCCACCGGCCGGTCTTTCAGAGCTCCCATTACACGGTGAGCGTCAGTGATGACAGGCCTGTTGGCACCTTCATTGCTACCCACAGTGCCAACGACGAGGACACAGGAGAGAATGCCCGCATCACCTACGTGATTCAGGACCCAGTGCCGCAGTTCCGCATTGACCCTGACAGTGACACCATGTACCCCATGATGGAGCTGGACTGTGAGCACCAGGTCGCCTACACGCTGACCATCATGGCCCTGGACAAAGGCATCTCGCAGAAGTCGGACACCACCACCCTGGAGATCCTCATCCTCGATGCCAACGACAATGCGCCCCAGTTCCTGTGGGATTTCTACCAGGGTTCCATCTTTGAGGATGCTCCACCCTCAGCCAGCATCCTCCAGGTCTCTGCCACGGACCGGGACTCGGGTCCCAATGGGCGTTTGCTGTACACCTTCCAGGGTGGGGACGACGGCGATAGGGACTTCTTCATAGAGCCCACGTCCGGTGTCATCGACACCCAGCGCCGGCTGGACCGGGAGAACGTGGCCGTGTACAACCTTTGGGCTGTGGCTGTGGATCACGGCAGCCCCACTGCCCTTAGCGCCTCGGTGGAAATCCAGGTGACCATCTTGGACATTAATGGCAATGCCCCCATGTTTGAGAAGGATGAGCTGGAGCTGTTTGTAAAGGAGAACAACCCAGGGGGGTCGGTGGTGGCAAAGATCCGTGCTCAGGACCCTGACGAAGGCCCCAATGCCCAGATCATGTATCAGATTATGGAGGGTGACATGCGGCATTTCTTCCAGCTGGACCTGCTGAACGGGGACCTGCGTGCCCTGGTGGAGCTGGACTTTGAGGTCCGGCGGGAGTACGTGCTGGTGGTGCAGGCCACATCGGCCCCGCTGGTGAGCCAAGCCAAGGTGTGCATTCTTCTCGTGGACCAGAATGACAACCCTCCGGTACTGCCCAACTTCCAGATCCTCTTCAACAACTCTGTCACCAACAAGTCGAACAGCTTCCCCACCGGCGTGATCGGCTGCATCCCAGCCCATGACCCCGACCTGTCGGACAGCCTCAACTACACCTTCCTTCCTGGCAACGAACTGCACCTGTTGCTACTGGACCCCACCGTGGGCGAGCTGCAGCTCAGCCAGGACCTGGACAACAAGCGGCCACTGGAGGCGCTCATCCCCGAGGTGTCTGTGTCTG ACGGCATCCACAGCATCACGGCCCTCTGCACCCTGCGTGTCACCATCATCATGGACAACATGCTGACCAACAGCATCACCATCCGCCTGGAAAACATGTCCCAGGAGAAGTTCCTGTCCCCACTGCTAGCCCTGTTCGTGGAGGAGGTGGCCGCGGTGCTGTCCACCAGCAAGGAGGACATCTTCATCTTCAACGTCCAGAATGACACCGACGTCAGCGCCAACATCCTGAACGTGGCCTTCTCGGCGCTGCTGCCCGGCGGCGTCCACAGCCAGTTCTTCCCGTCTGAGGACCTGCAGGAGCAGATCTACC GGACGCTGCTGACCACCATCTCCACGCAGTGCGTGCTGCCCTTCGACGACAACATCTGCCTGCGAGAGCCCTGCGAGAACTACATGAAGTGCATCTCCGTGCTGCGCTTCGACAGCTCCGCGCCCTTCCTCAGCTCCACCACCGTGCTCTTCCGGCCCATCCACCCCATCAACGGCCTGCGTTGCCGGTGCCCGCCCGGCTTCACCGGGGACTACTGCGAGACAGAGGTTGACCTCTGCTACTCCAACCCATGCGGCACCCACGGCCACTGCTGCAGCCGCGAGGGCGGCTACACCTGCGAGTGCTTCGAGGACTTTACGG